Proteins found in one Terribacillus sp. DMT04 genomic segment:
- a CDS encoding ABC transporter ATP-binding protein gives MSSTKRYLHFVKPYKWKIIFTILIGIVKFAIPLLIPLILGYVVDHIVNADLAMEDKVQRLFWIVGGSLIVFLVLRPPIEYYRQYLAQWTGNRVLYDIRNKLFDHIQRLSLRYYSQTKTGEIISRVINDVEQTKNFIMTGLMNVWLDLATIIIAVAIMFTMDVSLTLVAIVLFPVYGVAIKYFYERLRSLTRKRSQALAEVQGHLHERVQGIPVTRSFALEDYEQRQFDTQNRNFLDSAIQHTSWNAKTFAVINTITDLAPLIVIAYAAYEVIHGNLTLGTMVAFAGFMDRVYSPLRRLANSSTTLTQAVASMDRVFEFIDEKYDIEDKPNAPELKHVAGDVSIENVSFQYGEHEELVLKDISLDVKRGETVAFVGMSGGGKSTIVSLIPRFYEVTSGRITIDGTDIRDVQSRSLRDKIGMVLQDNILFSESVEMNIKLGRPEASHEEVVAAAKAANAHEFIENLSEGYNTLVGERGVKLSGGQKQRIAIARIFLKNPPILILDEATSALDLESEHLIQEALEKLASDRTTFIVAHRLATITHADRIVVVQNGEIVEQGSHVDLMALQGNYFNLYQIQHLDDHSTLTTEKG, from the coding sequence TTGAGCAGTACAAAACGTTATTTACATTTTGTGAAGCCGTACAAATGGAAAATCATTTTTACGATTTTAATTGGTATAGTAAAATTTGCTATACCTTTACTGATTCCGTTAATTTTAGGGTACGTTGTCGATCATATCGTGAATGCAGATTTAGCGATGGAAGATAAAGTACAGCGGCTCTTCTGGATTGTTGGCGGATCCTTGATTGTCTTCCTCGTCTTGCGACCGCCAATTGAGTATTACCGTCAATACTTAGCGCAATGGACAGGAAACCGGGTGCTTTATGATATTCGGAATAAACTGTTTGATCATATACAGCGCTTAAGTTTGCGCTATTACTCGCAAACAAAAACAGGGGAAATTATTTCCCGGGTCATTAATGATGTCGAACAGACGAAGAACTTCATTATGACAGGTTTGATGAACGTTTGGCTTGATTTGGCCACCATCATTATTGCAGTTGCTATTATGTTTACGATGGACGTGTCGCTTACACTTGTCGCGATTGTCCTGTTTCCAGTATATGGGGTGGCGATCAAGTACTTTTATGAGCGCCTTCGCAGTCTGACGCGGAAACGATCACAAGCATTAGCTGAAGTGCAGGGCCATTTACATGAACGGGTTCAAGGCATACCGGTCACAAGAAGTTTTGCGCTGGAGGATTACGAACAACGTCAATTTGACACACAAAACCGTAACTTCCTAGATAGCGCCATTCAGCATACGTCTTGGAACGCGAAGACCTTTGCTGTTATTAACACAATCACCGATTTAGCACCGCTCATCGTTATTGCCTATGCAGCGTATGAAGTGATACATGGTAATTTAACGTTAGGAACCATGGTTGCTTTTGCTGGTTTTATGGATCGTGTGTACAGTCCGCTCCGCCGGCTGGCTAACTCTTCCACCACACTTACGCAAGCAGTTGCTTCAATGGATCGTGTATTTGAGTTTATCGATGAGAAATACGATATTGAGGACAAACCAAATGCTCCAGAATTGAAGCATGTGGCTGGGGATGTATCAATAGAGAATGTATCGTTCCAATATGGCGAGCATGAAGAGCTTGTGCTCAAAGATATCTCACTAGATGTAAAGCGAGGAGAAACAGTAGCCTTTGTCGGGATGAGCGGAGGCGGTAAGTCAACGATTGTCAGCTTGATTCCGCGCTTTTATGAAGTGACGAGCGGTAGAATTACAATCGATGGTACGGATATCCGCGATGTGCAGTCTCGTTCTTTGCGCGATAAAATCGGCATGGTGCTGCAGGATAATATTCTGTTCAGTGAATCAGTCGAAATGAACATCAAGCTTGGCAGACCGGAAGCGAGCCATGAAGAAGTGGTAGCGGCTGCTAAAGCAGCGAATGCTCATGAGTTTATCGAAAATCTCTCAGAAGGATACAACACACTCGTCGGAGAACGCGGGGTGAAACTATCTGGCGGTCAAAAGCAGCGTATTGCTATCGCCCGCATATTCTTGAAGAATCCGCCGATTCTCATTTTGGACGAAGCTACTTCCGCGCTAGACTTGGAAAGTGAGCACTTGATTCAAGAAGCATTAGAAAAACTCGCATCCGACCGGACAACCTTTATCGTTGCCCACCGATTGGCTACCATCACACATGCAGACCGCATCGTTGTCGTGCAAAACGGTGAAATTGTCGAGCAAGGCTCGCACGTCGACTTAATGGCACTGCAAGGGAACTATTTCAATTTGTATCAAATTCAACATCTGGATGATCATTCTACATTAACGACAGAAAAAGGATAG
- a CDS encoding aromatic acid exporter family protein: MKLGARMLKTGVAITLALYAATLLNLTPVFAAIGAAFSMRQSVYQSYIGLMDQVKGNIVGLVVAVTMFYTFGTEPIIIGVSAILTIGLCVSLKIKESVIAIVSLVAVMENNSGIDFLPFAMLRFSTLTLGILSAFFVNLVFLPPKYEVVLLQKIDQFSTEILQWLRVATRSWSDQPALKDEIARIQAEIGKIDDIYTRFQEERTYTKKQKLVKARKLVVIRQMITTLKQSHGILEEVYNLGDKMNDLPTRSSDTFVEELDKAIMSHEKLILCAMGRIKLQQDESTLRETLDPDIPALVDLLIHVFENKENEEKMLFLPLSSRLMEYHRELDHLKRLLNSYLQYHNEDSTVVMPKE; this comes from the coding sequence ATGAAACTTGGAGCCAGAATGTTAAAAACTGGCGTGGCAATTACACTGGCTTTATATGCAGCAACTTTACTTAACTTGACGCCGGTATTTGCTGCTATCGGTGCTGCTTTTTCAATGCGGCAGTCTGTTTATCAATCTTATATTGGACTCATGGATCAAGTAAAAGGGAATATCGTCGGGCTCGTTGTCGCTGTTACGATGTTCTACACATTCGGTACGGAGCCTATTATTATAGGTGTATCGGCCATCTTAACAATTGGACTTTGTGTAAGTTTGAAGATAAAGGAAAGTGTCATCGCAATTGTTTCACTCGTTGCAGTGATGGAGAATAACAGCGGAATAGATTTCCTTCCTTTCGCTATGCTCCGTTTCTCGACATTGACACTAGGGATTCTGTCCGCCTTCTTCGTGAATTTAGTATTTCTGCCGCCTAAATATGAAGTGGTATTACTACAGAAGATCGATCAATTCAGTACAGAGATTCTGCAATGGCTGCGCGTCGCGACACGCAGCTGGTCTGATCAGCCCGCTTTAAAGGACGAAATCGCAAGAATACAAGCAGAGATTGGCAAGATTGATGATATCTATACCCGCTTCCAAGAAGAACGCACATACACGAAAAAGCAAAAACTCGTGAAAGCGCGTAAGTTAGTCGTCATTCGCCAAATGATTACGACCTTGAAACAATCACATGGAATCCTGGAAGAAGTCTATAATCTTGGCGATAAGATGAATGATCTGCCAACACGCTCCAGTGATACATTTGTAGAAGAACTCGACAAAGCCATTATGTCTCACGAGAAACTAATCTTATGTGCAATGGGACGAATCAAGCTGCAGCAAGATGAAAGCACTTTAAGAGAAACGCTTGATCCCGACATTCCAGCGCTTGTTGATCTGTTAATCCATGTATTCGAAAACAAAGAGAACGAAGAGAAAATGCTCTTCCTTCCGCTTTCTTCTCGATTGATGGAATACCATCGAGAGCTTGACCACTTAAAACGACTGCTGAACAGTTACCTGCAGTATCATAATGAAGATTCTACGGTAGTCATGCCTAAGGAATAG
- a CDS encoding glutamate-1-semialdehyde 2,1-aminomutase, whose product MNKTKSEQLHKEALEHIVGGVNSPSRSFKAVGGGSPVYMEKAEGAYFWDVDGNKYIDYLAAYGPIITGHAHPHITEAITKAAQNGVLYGTPTRLENQFAQMLKEAIPSLHKVRFTNSGTESVMTTIRVARAYTGRNKLIKFAGCYHGHSDPVLVEAGSGPSTLGTPDSAGVPASIAADMITVPFNDPEALHDALEKWGDEIAGVLVEPIVGNFGIVTPEPGFLEKVNEYAHAKGALVIYDEVITAFRFTYGSAQQLLGVEPDLTAMGKVIGGGLPIGAYGGKKEIMEQVAPLGPAYQAGTMAGNPASMAAGIACLEVLQQPGVYDRFEELGAKLEAGIKQHAAEAGVTITVNRLKGALTVYFTDEKITNYAQASNSDGEKFAQFFQLMLEQGINLAPSKYEAWFLTTAHTEEDIEQTLKAVKTSFEQMK is encoded by the coding sequence ATGAATAAAACAAAATCAGAACAATTACATAAAGAAGCGCTCGAGCATATTGTGGGCGGCGTTAACTCTCCTTCCCGCTCGTTTAAAGCGGTAGGCGGCGGCTCACCAGTTTATATGGAAAAAGCCGAAGGTGCTTATTTCTGGGATGTTGATGGCAATAAATATATTGATTACTTGGCTGCGTACGGTCCAATTATTACAGGGCATGCGCACCCGCACATCACAGAAGCCATTACCAAAGCCGCACAAAACGGTGTGCTTTATGGAACGCCGACACGTCTGGAGAACCAATTTGCCCAAATGCTGAAGGAAGCAATCCCTTCCTTGCACAAAGTCCGTTTCACGAACTCTGGAACAGAATCCGTTATGACAACAATCCGTGTGGCACGTGCTTACACTGGACGCAACAAGCTGATCAAGTTTGCCGGTTGTTATCACGGCCATTCTGATCCTGTACTTGTGGAAGCAGGCTCGGGTCCCTCCACATTAGGCACGCCTGATTCTGCTGGTGTTCCTGCATCCATTGCAGCTGACATGATTACGGTGCCTTTCAATGATCCAGAAGCATTGCATGATGCTTTAGAAAAATGGGGCGATGAGATTGCCGGTGTGCTTGTAGAACCAATTGTCGGCAACTTCGGGATTGTTACACCGGAACCTGGATTTCTTGAAAAAGTAAATGAGTACGCCCATGCAAAAGGCGCTCTCGTTATTTACGACGAAGTTATTACAGCTTTCCGCTTTACTTATGGCAGTGCACAGCAGCTGCTTGGCGTTGAGCCGGACCTTACGGCAATGGGGAAAGTTATCGGCGGTGGTTTGCCAATCGGTGCCTACGGTGGTAAAAAAGAAATCATGGAGCAAGTTGCACCACTAGGCCCCGCTTATCAGGCAGGTACGATGGCCGGAAACCCAGCATCTATGGCGGCGGGAATTGCGTGCTTGGAAGTACTGCAGCAGCCAGGTGTTTATGATCGCTTTGAAGAGCTTGGCGCGAAACTGGAGGCTGGCATTAAACAGCATGCTGCTGAAGCTGGCGTCACGATTACAGTTAACCGCCTGAAAGGTGCGCTTACTGTTTACTTTACAGACGAGAAAATCACGAACTATGCACAAGCATCCAATTCGGATGGCGAGAAATTCGCTCAGTTCTTCCAGCTCATGCTAGAACAAGGCATCAACCTTGCACCTTCTAAGTATGAGGCATGGTTCCTTACGACAGCACATACAGAAGAAGATATCGAACAAACATTAAAAGCTGTAAAAACAAGCTTTGAGCAAATGAAATAA
- a CDS encoding potassium channel family protein, with translation MVFVLVIFIFIALIGCMYSFFKHEVKASSMFSIDLFLSLLFLYISVMLAFGLIYFMLSIEGIVLAEGGDLIDSSLAGSLLHSIYFSGVTLLTVGYGDILPVGVGRLLALIEALIGYLLPSGLVLKVWQHTVVRQRMKGDGE, from the coding sequence ATGGTATTTGTACTGGTGATTTTTATATTCATTGCCTTGATTGGCTGCATGTATTCCTTTTTTAAACATGAAGTAAAAGCCTCTTCAATGTTTTCCATAGATTTGTTCTTATCCTTATTGTTTCTCTATATCAGTGTGATGCTGGCTTTCGGTTTAATCTATTTTATGCTATCCATTGAGGGCATAGTTTTGGCAGAAGGCGGCGACTTGATTGACTCTTCACTGGCAGGGTCCTTGCTGCATTCGATTTATTTCAGCGGTGTCACGCTGCTCACCGTCGGCTACGGGGATATCCTGCCTGTTGGGGTCGGTCGTTTACTCGCATTAATTGAAGCTTTGATTGGCTACTTGCTTCCTTCAGGTCTTGTGCTGAAAGTATGGCAGCATACGGTCGTTCGCCAGCGGATGAAGGGTGATGGAGAATAG
- the bcp gene encoding thioredoxin-dependent thiol peroxidase — protein MTTEIGKAAPSFTLPATNGDIVSLQDFKGKNIVLYFYPKDNTPGCTTEACSFRDNHEKFTDLNAIIIGVSPDPIESHEKFINKFDLPFLLLADVEHTVAEDYECWKLKKNFGKEYYGIERSTFIIDKEGNLQKEFRKVKVDGHTEEALAFIRDNLQ, from the coding sequence ATGACAACAGAAATCGGCAAAGCAGCTCCAAGCTTTACACTGCCAGCAACAAATGGCGATATTGTTTCGCTGCAGGACTTCAAAGGCAAAAACATTGTGCTTTACTTCTACCCGAAAGACAACACACCAGGCTGTACAACGGAAGCATGCAGTTTCCGTGACAATCATGAGAAATTTACTGATCTGAATGCAATCATCATCGGCGTCAGCCCAGACCCGATTGAAAGTCATGAGAAGTTCATTAATAAATTTGACTTGCCATTCCTATTACTTGCAGACGTGGAACATACTGTGGCAGAGGATTATGAATGCTGGAAACTGAAAAAGAACTTCGGCAAAGAATATTACGGCATTGAACGATCTACTTTTATTATTGATAAAGAAGGAAACCTGCAGAAGGAATTCCGGAAAGTAAAAGTCGATGGTCATACAGAAGAAGCACTCGCGTTTATCCGAGATAACTTACAATAA
- a CDS encoding aminopeptidase, which translates to MKDPRLNKLAKLLLSHSLKLEEKEKVIINAVPSSKPLVKEILKEVYTLGAVPFLYWDDEETTRIIMEHAPDEQFRLTNKWDLEQFKDTDALLVIRGEANDSEYASIRNEQFVKRGELMKASDDYLYENQKWVLFEYPTPGAAQKAKMNFDAFYDYVLDVSAVDYDAMHRAQQPLKELMERTDKVRIVSPGTDLSFSIKDIPAVICAGSHNVPDGEVYTAPVKNSVNGKITYNTPSPYQGVVHQQVSFTFKDGKIIEATSNQTTKLHEVLDTDEGARYIGEFALGLNPAIKEPMGNILFDEKIAGSLHFTPGDSYDETENGNSSSVHWDLVLIQRPEYGGGEIYFDDVLIRKDGIFVLNELKGLNP; encoded by the coding sequence ATGAAAGATCCGCGTTTAAATAAGCTGGCTAAGCTGCTGTTATCGCATAGTTTAAAGCTTGAAGAAAAAGAGAAAGTGATTATTAATGCTGTACCGTCGAGTAAACCGCTCGTAAAGGAAATCTTGAAAGAAGTATACACGCTTGGAGCTGTTCCGTTTTTATATTGGGATGACGAAGAAACAACTCGTATTATAATGGAGCATGCTCCTGACGAGCAGTTTCGCTTAACAAACAAATGGGATTTGGAGCAGTTCAAGGATACCGATGCACTACTTGTCATCCGAGGCGAAGCAAATGATTCTGAATATGCAAGTATCCGGAACGAACAGTTCGTCAAGAGGGGAGAATTGATGAAGGCATCAGATGATTATCTGTATGAAAATCAGAAGTGGGTGCTATTTGAGTATCCAACGCCAGGCGCGGCACAAAAGGCAAAAATGAACTTCGACGCGTTTTATGACTACGTGCTTGATGTAAGCGCGGTCGATTATGACGCAATGCATCGGGCGCAGCAGCCTTTAAAGGAATTGATGGAAAGAACAGACAAAGTGCGAATTGTCAGCCCAGGAACAGATTTAAGTTTCTCTATAAAAGATATTCCTGCTGTTATCTGTGCGGGATCGCATAATGTGCCGGATGGAGAAGTATATACGGCTCCTGTCAAAAACAGTGTGAATGGCAAGATTACATATAATACGCCGAGTCCTTATCAAGGGGTTGTCCACCAGCAAGTATCTTTTACTTTTAAGGATGGAAAAATCATAGAAGCAACATCTAATCAAACAACTAAACTGCATGAAGTGTTAGATACAGATGAAGGTGCGCGTTACATTGGCGAGTTTGCTTTAGGGTTAAATCCTGCAATCAAGGAGCCGATGGGTAACATTCTATTTGATGAGAAAATTGCTGGAAGCCTGCATTTTACACCAGGTGATAGTTATGATGAAACGGAAAATGGCAACAGCTCTTCTGTTCATTGGGATTTGGTGCTTATCCAGCGTCCGGAATATGGCGGCGGGGAGATTTATTTTGATGATGTTCTCATCAGAAAAGACGGAATATTCGTTCTTAATGAACTGAAAGGTCTCAATCCGTGA
- a CDS encoding D-2-hydroxyacid dehydrogenase: MQVLVALRVDQQMKWHFETSYPSVTFHYSTEKDEVAELIKKAEILVTGGRGADEDSIRTADKLKWVHVISAGVDTLPLELMREKGIMLTNANGIHRIQMAEYAISSILAVARKERDYLKKQEEHVWDKELKIDEITAKRLVVVGAGAIGQEVARLGKAFRMHTIGVSRSGSSKEHFDEVYKQTEVESVLPHADYLISILPSTKETKYFYKKEHFDQMPKHAVFLNMGRGDAVATDVLLDALNQGKIKAAVLDVFEEEPLPEGHPFWDHPRVILTPHMAGQSPHYMERAMNIFEQNLGLYTEDAKEKQYINKIDLNRGY, translated from the coding sequence ATGCAAGTTCTTGTAGCGTTGAGAGTAGATCAGCAGATGAAGTGGCATTTTGAGACTTCTTATCCAAGTGTAACATTCCATTACAGTACAGAAAAAGACGAAGTGGCTGAGCTAATCAAGAAAGCAGAGATACTAGTAACCGGCGGAAGAGGAGCGGACGAAGATTCCATTCGCACAGCAGATAAGCTCAAATGGGTTCATGTCATTTCTGCTGGAGTCGATACCCTGCCGCTTGAATTGATGCGTGAAAAAGGTATCATGCTGACGAACGCCAATGGCATACACCGTATACAAATGGCTGAATACGCGATTTCTTCTATTTTAGCAGTAGCCCGTAAAGAGCGTGACTATCTGAAAAAGCAGGAAGAACATGTATGGGATAAAGAGCTGAAGATTGATGAAATTACCGCAAAAAGACTCGTGGTAGTTGGAGCTGGTGCAATTGGACAGGAAGTTGCGCGCTTAGGCAAGGCCTTTCGTATGCATACAATTGGCGTGAGCCGCAGCGGCTCCTCAAAAGAGCATTTTGATGAAGTGTATAAACAGACTGAGGTTGAATCAGTATTGCCGCATGCAGACTACTTAATTTCTATTCTTCCAAGTACAAAGGAAACGAAGTACTTCTATAAGAAAGAACACTTTGATCAAATGCCAAAGCACGCAGTATTCCTGAATATGGGTCGCGGAGACGCAGTAGCGACCGATGTGTTGCTTGACGCTTTGAATCAAGGCAAAATAAAAGCAGCCGTACTAGATGTGTTTGAGGAAGAGCCGCTTCCGGAGGGCCATCCATTCTGGGATCACCCTCGTGTTATCCTGACTCCGCATATGGCAGGTCAATCTCCTCATTATATGGAACGAGCAATGAATATCTTTGAGCAAAATTTAGGTCTCTATACCGAAGACGCAAAGGAAAAGCAATATATAAATAAAATTGATTTGAACAGAGGATACTAA
- a CDS encoding cob(I)yrinic acid a,c-diamide adenosyltransferase — MKIYTKTGDKGDTSLIYGARVPKNHPRVEAYGTLDEANAAIGTAVSLLTAESESFIKSLQRVQTLLFHAGSELATPADKEVHWKLAPKHTEMLEKEVDQWAAELPALKQFILPGGCPSAAALHQARTIVRRAERLIVSMETEARTEEVLRFVNRLSDYLFTAARYANLLHETEEVLLVPDI, encoded by the coding sequence ATGAAAATCTACACAAAAACAGGCGATAAGGGAGATACATCTCTTATCTATGGCGCACGTGTTCCTAAAAATCATCCTCGGGTAGAAGCATATGGTACCTTAGATGAAGCGAATGCGGCAATCGGTACAGCAGTCAGTCTGCTGACCGCAGAAAGCGAATCATTTATAAAATCCTTGCAGCGTGTGCAGACATTGCTGTTTCATGCCGGCAGTGAACTGGCAACACCAGCTGATAAAGAAGTACATTGGAAGTTAGCGCCTAAGCATACCGAGATGCTGGAAAAAGAAGTCGATCAGTGGGCGGCCGAACTGCCAGCATTGAAGCAATTCATTCTGCCAGGCGGCTGTCCAAGTGCTGCTGCACTGCACCAGGCAAGAACAATTGTAAGGCGAGCAGAACGGTTAATTGTGTCTATGGAAACAGAAGCACGCACGGAAGAAGTCCTTCGTTTTGTTAACCGTTTATCGGATTATCTTTTCACAGCGGCTAGGTATGCTAATCTTCTGCATGAGACAGAAGAGGTGCTGCTTGTACCGGATATTTGA
- the perR gene encoding peroxide-responsive transcriptional repressor PerR, whose product MTVSEQRLQAAVERLKESGVRITPQRHAVLEFLLNSKIHPTADDIYRALEDKFPNMSVATVYNNLRVFRENGLVRELTYGDSSSRFDCDTEEHYHLICDQCGKIVDFHYPSLYEVEKLAAQVTNFDVTHHRLELYGTCPDCQQTTKH is encoded by the coding sequence ATGACGGTGTCTGAACAGAGATTACAAGCAGCAGTGGAGCGACTAAAAGAATCCGGCGTCAGAATTACACCACAGCGTCATGCGGTGCTTGAGTTCTTGCTGAATTCCAAGATCCATCCTACCGCTGATGATATCTATCGAGCGCTGGAGGATAAGTTTCCGAATATGAGCGTGGCGACGGTTTATAATAACCTTCGCGTATTTCGTGAGAACGGTCTGGTGCGAGAATTAACATATGGAGATTCTTCCAGCCGATTCGACTGTGATACGGAAGAACATTATCACTTGATTTGTGATCAGTGTGGCAAAATCGTCGACTTCCATTATCCAAGCCTTTATGAAGTAGAGAAACTCGCTGCCCAGGTGACAAACTTTGATGTAACGCATCACCGTTTGGAACTGTATGGTACGTGCCCGGATTGTCAGCAAACAACCAAGCATTAA
- a CDS encoding nucleotidyltransferase-like protein: MENILRPIYQERASMPNTLGIILVEKTRPNSPTTDNFDMILLIIVKDAKEPWYTKHYSYEGRIAAMHIVEESLLQYWIDTSTYRRAVEWIFEGKVVFDRNEYIDNLKHELASFPYEKRKLKMTIEFAKLIRAYAETKDLHDSGQFLDAYTRMVRCLHYLARLSIIEKGHHPEVTVWNQVRRIDSEVYKLCEEFIQSNEETDQRVQLMLLAVNVAINARSHSAAHHLLSVMRVKEEAWTFGELKNRPEVEAYAADLSALLNYLEEKEIIEAVLTETKGKAIYHREYQIKE; the protein is encoded by the coding sequence TTGGAGAACATTCTTCGACCAATATATCAAGAACGTGCAAGTATGCCGAATACACTTGGAATAATCTTAGTAGAGAAAACGCGCCCCAATAGCCCGACAACCGATAACTTTGATATGATCCTGCTTATCATTGTAAAAGATGCTAAGGAACCATGGTATACGAAGCATTACAGTTATGAAGGAAGAATTGCTGCGATGCACATTGTCGAAGAGTCGCTGCTTCAGTACTGGATCGATACAAGTACATATAGACGTGCTGTTGAATGGATCTTCGAGGGAAAGGTCGTCTTCGATCGGAATGAATATATCGATAACTTAAAACATGAGCTGGCAAGCTTTCCTTATGAGAAGCGGAAGCTGAAGATGACAATCGAGTTTGCGAAGCTGATTCGTGCTTATGCAGAAACAAAAGATCTTCATGACAGCGGACAATTCTTAGATGCTTATACAAGGATGGTCAGATGTTTGCATTATTTAGCACGGCTTTCGATTATTGAAAAAGGACATCATCCGGAAGTAACCGTTTGGAATCAAGTGCGTAGAATAGATTCGGAAGTATATAAGCTTTGCGAAGAATTTATTCAAAGCAATGAAGAAACGGATCAGCGTGTGCAGCTGATGCTGCTCGCTGTTAATGTCGCTATCAATGCCAGGTCACACTCCGCCGCGCATCATTTGCTGAGCGTTATGCGTGTGAAGGAAGAAGCTTGGACTTTTGGCGAACTGAAGAACCGGCCGGAAGTGGAAGCATATGCTGCTGATTTGAGTGCGCTACTTAACTATTTAGAGGAAAAAGAGATTATTGAAGCGGTGCTGACTGAGACAAAAGGAAAAGCAATTTATCATCGAGAGTACCAAATCAAAGAATAA
- a CDS encoding GNAT family N-acetyltransferase yields MAQISIQELTVKNMYACLNLKLAEDQVARIAPNVYSIAESKVHSNFTPYAIHLDDEVIGFVITEYDPDEIEERKHWIPRFMIDVSYQRKGYGKEAMQQVIDMLNKNDDCHYIGLSTEPDNYSALRFYESLGFINTGELLEESETILLLKVSR; encoded by the coding sequence ATGGCTCAAATATCAATTCAGGAATTAACTGTAAAAAATATGTATGCATGTCTAAACCTAAAGCTAGCAGAGGATCAAGTTGCTCGAATTGCTCCTAATGTCTACTCTATTGCAGAGTCTAAGGTACATTCCAATTTTACACCGTACGCCATACATTTGGATGATGAAGTTATAGGTTTTGTGATAACGGAATATGATCCAGACGAGATTGAAGAAAGGAAGCATTGGATTCCTAGATTTATGATTGATGTCTCTTATCAAAGAAAAGGATACGGGAAAGAGGCAATGCAGCAAGTCATAGATATGCTTAATAAGAATGATGACTGTCATTATATTGGTCTTTCAACAGAACCAGATAATTATTCGGCACTTCGATTTTATGAATCACTTGGATTCATAAACACAGGCGAGTTGTTAGAGGAAAGTGAAACTATTTTACTTTTAAAAGTTAGTCGGTAA